From the genome of Mastacembelus armatus chromosome 12, fMasArm1.2, whole genome shotgun sequence:
CTCATTATGTTTACACtgagaaaagcaacaataaagACGAGAGATATCCCATAGACAACAATGGATAACCTTTGATTGTGCAAATATCATACTGATGTGTGAATATTTATGCACAATATTGACATGTTTTTAGAGCCATACATGTTAATATGTTACATTATAGTTTACTGGTTTACTCCAGATGCACATGACCAGAaatagtgaaaataatcaacCCTACATTTTTTACACTATCCCTATATTTGGCATTTTAGACCTTCAAGAACATAGGAAAAACTTGTGTTTTGTGTCCTGGGGGAGTTCAGTAGTCCTATGCAACATCCAAGAGATAATAATGAATCATTGGCGCTAATCAACAGGTCATATGGccataatttacaaaaaaaaaaaaactcaaataaatTATCATTATAGAGGCAGTTGCGTCTCTTTAACCAAAAAAACCATGAAAGAACACTGCGACACAAAGGAGGATGATGGCATTGGCATTGACGACGTTCCTCCATAGTGGCACCTCTGAGGTGTCTGTGAGCTTCTTCTGCAGCTCCGCCTGCTCTTCTGGACTCAGCTCGGGAGCTTTTTTCTGCTCCAGGCCACAGAAGCACATCACTGCCTTCTTGCACAAGCTGGGCTCCTCCTCTAGCTCTGTGATGAAATAGACAAGATCAATGAGGCAATAGAAGAGCAATGAGGAAATAGAAGAGCAATGAGgaaatagaagaacaatgagcAAATTCTGCTAGTTTGTACACATATGTATGTGAATGCATCAACATTGTTGATATTGTGTTTGGTACAGCAGTTAGTATTGTCGCCTCAGAAGGTGAGAGGTTCAAGTCCCATTCGAAgctgggacctttctgtgtggtatttgaatgttctccctgtgtctatGTGgcttttctctgggtactcctcccacagtccaaagacatgtgGTTTGGGGTTTGGTTAattggtaactctaaattgcctgtaggtgtaaattgagtgtgagtgtttatcTGTCCCTGGCAGCCCTATGGTAGACAGGtgatctgtccaaggtgtaccctgCCTCATGCCTGGTTTTGGCTGGCATTGGCaccagaccccccccccccccgaatggatggatgtttttatcATAAATTGGCTGATTACCCTTTATATCCATAGGGTTGGATTTGCTGTTATCAACCCAGTCATCCTGTTCAAGGTCCACCCTCTCCTCCGTACAGTTCCTCAGGGTCCAGCATAGTCGATACAACTAGACAAACAACAGATGACATATTAGTTGAAGTTAAATAATTAGTCTGCCATGGGAGGGTTTTCCAGTGAATGGTCATGTTTAGTAAAATAAGGTCACGTACATGCTTGTCAGGGATGGGCTTAGTCATGAGAGAAATCCCCAGGATGATGATACAGGAGATAACAAACAGGATGATGGAGAAGTATAGATAGTGAACTCCACATATGATGGTGGGACAGTCGCTGGGGTTAACACAGCTGCCTGTCCCATAAGCAAACTCAGCTATCATCCTGCTCAGGCCGATACCTAGGCCAATAGTGAGGCCATAAAATGCACcctgatgaaagaaaaaacattttgcaggATAAATATCCTCTTATCCCAACTTGGTGTTATCATTTGAGATGCGTAATTTAGAAGATGAATCCAGAGGAAACTCACAGACTCATTGACACGTTTGCAAAAGATGGCAAGCATGAATACAGCTGCAACGGGTGGTGTAAGGTAGCTGGTAATAGACTGGATGTAGTCAAAGAGCTGACCACTCTGCGCTGACTGCACCACAGGGATCCATGCAATGCTCACACCAATCAGGCCCAAGATAAACACTCTagacagagaagagaagcaGTTTGGCACATGTAGATACTGAGCATGATACATGAACCAGAAATCATAAAGATGCAGTTTACCTGCCAGCAATCATGAGCTCCTTCTCACTGGCGGAGCGGCGTATTTTAGTGTAGATGTCCATGGTGAAGAGGGTACTAGCACTGTTGAAGATGGAGGTCAGTGAACTCATCAGAGAGGCCAGCATCACAGACAGCATCAGACCTCGCAGACCTGAAATAGATAGAATTAAAGATTAAAAGCAGAGCAAAGACCAAACATTAAAACGTGAAGAAAAAAGGCTGCACTTTGCATTTGTAGCTGATAAAAGGTCGTCAGCCACCCACCATTGGGCATGAGATCCACCACCAGTTTGGGATAAGCGATGTTAGTGCAGCCCACACTGGCACCACAGTATTTTTCACATTCAGCTGGGTCCACACAAGCCACCACATCTAGTGTAAAATGAATATGGTCAGCAGCTGGATAAGAAATATTTCAATTCCCTCTCATCTCTCTGATAAGATTGTGCATgagctgcagcagtgttttCTGCTATGATCATACTTCAGCAACACCAATCAAATGATGAgctacataaagaaaaaaaaaacacacacacactcaccaggATAGAGGATCCTGCTAATCATACCAGGGAAAACCATGAGGAACATGGGCAGCAGCTTTAGGTAACCACATAAGATACAGCCTCCCTTAACGTGAGATAGATTTTTCGCTGAGAGGCAGCGCTGGACAATCACCTACAGAAAAACAATCGGGAAAAACTCAGTAGTGCCATTATACAATCAATAGCAGATACGGATACTATACAGATTAAATTGCTTCCAATCTCTTCTCTGTGATTAATGGGAAGCTGACCataatgtatatgtgtgtgctggATGGCAACATTTGAATTTGTATCTAGCTCTTCACTGAGATGCAGCGTTCCTGTTGAGCTTATCTCAGCCTCTGGCAGTGCATAACTTAAAGCAGGCCAACTCAGACCATTTCAGTACTGTCTGGCAAAACAAGCAAGACAAAGTcacataaatgtgtttacagttCTGTGGGAAGTAGCTGAATGAGTCTATGTGGTTGTGAACATAAATTTGCAAACTTTTATTAATAACTGTCACTGAGTGAAACGTACAGTATTGTATGCTCACTATGCCTATCACCCACCTGATCAGTGCACCAGTACCAGGCGGCCTGAATGGTGAGTCCAAACACCAGGCCGGGCCAGGGCAGGTCTCCTGTGATCGCGTTCCTGAAAATATGGAAGGAGTCTGCCCGAGGCTCGTAGCAGCTTTCGCTGATGTTAGCCGTGATAGAAGGGACAGCCTTCATGTAGAGCTCCTGGAAGCGTTCATAGCCCCCCACCTCACTGAAAGCTGGAGATCATGTACAAGTTAGATGAACTTCCAGTgagtttttacttttcattaGTCTGATGCCACAAACTGAATGTGTCCTGCCATGATAATAAAAGCACCTACCAAAGCCCATAAGGATGAATGAGCCGACAATCATGATGATGGTTTGTAAGGTGTCCGTGTAGATCACTGCAGCCAGTCCACCTGAGATACAGTGTACAGGCAGTATGTATTCAATTGATACATTTctcattcaaaataaactgtttttgttctatttaattaatattatCCATAACTGAGTTTACAAAACAGGTCTGCTGTGTTATGTAATGTTTCACTGGTCATCCATAAAGTTTCCATCTGGATGTATTGCTACTGAACAGCAACAGAAGACCATTTCCTGCTTATCACAGTTCATGGGTAATTAACCACAACAACATGCAACAGATAAACTAgccagaaggagagagagagagtgcacgTGTGTCAACATCTTGATGGCATTGAGAAGACTTTACCCCCGTGTATGATCATATAAGGTAGATAAGCTGCATGAGTAAAATGTTCAGTGAATTCTGTGGAGAATGCATCCTAAGTGGACTGACCTGTGACGGTATACAGTGCAGTAATCATGAGTAGACAGACAACAGCAAGGTAGATATTCAACCCAAGAGCCTGATTGATAAAAATGGCACCAGAAAACATGTCTGCCTAAATGGAGAGGAGAAAGCACATCATTTTCAATCAATCAACAGCCATTACTGGCGTAGTGTTGAAATAGGAATATGGCATGTTACAGTGACTTACTGAGATCTTGGTGAAAACATACAGGAAGAGGGACAGCACAGAGAGATAGATGCGAATACGCTGtcctccaaacctcttcttCAGGTACTCAGGCATAGTGACCACCtaaacacatcatcatcacagctcataagattttatttgtatttgtaaaaaaaaaaaagtactgtatATGAAAAAAGTGTGCCCTTTCTGTTCAAAATGTGGTCTGTCATTTGTGTTTACCCCAGCTTTAATGTAGATGGGCACAAAGAGCCATCCCAGAATGACGACTACAATAAGGGCctgaaacacacaagcacacaaagaataaataattaatGCCACATTTGCAGAAATAAGATCAAATTGActtctgctgttttatgtttcctTCCCTCCTCTGTAGAGTGAGAAACTTGTGATAAGATAAAAACGTATCAGCTCACCCAACAGGAATAACTGATGATATCTGTGTTACCGGttagaaatatatttgtgttaGATGTGGTAATAGTATAATTTTCACATAAGACATGATAACTCACGTTCCATTCAAATCCACCAATGGCTATCCCCCCGGCTGCAGCAGTCCCAGCGATTCCTACGAAATGGCCGCTGCCTATGTTGCTGGCAAAAAGCGATGCTCCAATCTGTGGAGTGCATAGTTAAATCTGTCAGTGATGTACATTTGTAATTTCCAGTATttttataggttttttttttttttttgtgggtagGGTGGTGGTGGATGTGATTACAAGAAAGTCTTCAAAGGGACAAAAAAGCAGAGGAATTATGGCGTGAATGAACCTTCCACCTGAGAGTGTGTTTATGATATATCATGTACAGTATCAGTACAATAAATAACTACTAGATAAATTATCTAATTACTCTGATAAAACCTGTTGTTACAAAGAGTGCTTTCATGACGCAGAGCATTATATTTTATACTACCTATTTACTATCTCATTACAGGGGCTCTTTTCCTGCTCCGACCTATGAGATACCCACCGGCCACCACACCATACTTCGCCCTGCAAGGAAGAACCCACCAACTGTGGATCGGTTGGTGCGAATCATAGCCTGCAACAGGAGAAGGCCACATTTTAGAAAATCAGTCAATGCATTTGTCAAAGCAGTAAGAGACTCTCACACTGCACTGCATATTTGTTAATGATTACATTTTATTCAAtacacagctgctgtgacaaTGATCTAAAGACATCACTGATTAGGATTTCATCTAGTTTAACTAAATATGTTGAAAAGCTCCTCTGATCAGCCTCTTATTCACACGTGATTGCACAAAATCATTTCACTCCATTATTTACATTTGCCAAAGACCTAAAGTCAAGATGCATCTTAtattaacatataaatataaataattattttgacaTCTACAGTCAACATATACAATAGTGTTAAATTCCCACTATGAGCCAATAcagactgatttaaaaaaacaaaacaatttttagCCCACTCAAGCAAAAGGAAATATACAACTGTCACAACTGTAGAAACTGGTAAGGAGTTAACTATTCACAGGGAAAAAGAATCGAAAGAATGGTCAACAAAAAGACGGAACAACTCACCCATACTCCAACAGCCAAGACAACCAAAAAGTAAACCACAATAACGGAGATATCTGCTGGATTGTTAAGGACCCCGGTGGCTGTGCTGTTTCTTCCAGTGCTCCTTATAAAGGAGAATCCAAAGTAATCTCGAGACATTTCTGACAGGGTAACCAGACAGCAGACGTGTTGACGGAGTCGCTCCTCTTTAGTTGAAGTAACCTACACAGAGGCTTATGCACCTTTGGTCCTACAAGCAGGTGGaggtgtttttatgtgtgagtcTGGGGGGTGGAGGGTGGAGTGGAGGTTTGGAGACAGAACCAGAGTGTGTTCATCTAATAAATTACCAGATATTGCATTCGGTTGAAAGTATATCTGGACAAGTAAATAAACCATGTGAAATTTAATGTGCTAAAATGTGTAACCTTTTAGCAAATAAGGTTGTTAATCATCAACTGTTAAGGAAAATACCTCAAGTAAAGAAACAGGTGTTCCTGTAAAACAAAGAACTGACAGATACACTTCATCAGCAGCACAACTAAATTCAACTTAGTTTGCTTCAGTTAATTCACTTCAAACACACACCGTGACAGAGATTTTATGTGAATTCGAGAAAAGGAAAGCCAAATCATCTTATATCTTACAGCTTAAATTACTACTTTTGAAACACATCTGGCCCTGACTGAAACAAGACCATGTTGCTGTGTATTAAAAACTTAGTggcagagattttttttcttcacacatgGCATAAtcaaaaaaatagcacaaaatTATGAACTATTACTTAGTGGAGCAAGTCTCAAAAGTATTTGTTGAATTCAAAGCATGGCCTGCACTTAAGCTGTAAACGAGGAAATACTTGTCTATGACAAATAGTATTTAACCCTGACTTCACCCCACCCTGAGTGAACATTAAACATCTTTAAAACACTTCAGTGTTAAATATAAATCAGAAAAggctggagttttttttttaaaattcatcagTCATATGAgaagacactgaaacacaggaACACAAAATATTCTttacagaaataacattttaacaagttttcatttctgtgaaaGTGAGGTGGAGCTATCCATGGAGTTTGTGTTGAGTGTGGTTTACAATGATGCCAATATATTTAAACCAACTATACTTCTTTTAGGGAAGGATAGCTGGTTTAAATACTGTACAAAATATTACAACAAACTTTAGCACTGTAAATCACAAAATACACTGACCAATGCTTCTTTTTGAGTTTTGAGGGATAACATTTGTGTACTCTGTAATTTTAAACAGCTATAAGTCATCATATATAGTATACAGCACCATCCACAGAAAGCTACTGTATGCAtaatgcatatacagtacagtaatacTGAGAGTATATCTGTACCAGTATAAATAAAGAGTACTATCTCCAGCCACTAGGTGTCTCTAGAGAACAGTAAAACTAACCCACTGTCATGGGCCAGATGACTATGAGCTCATGAAGATGAGTAACAGACACTGACACtggaaaagaggaaataaaaacacatttgggAAATTCTTACAAACTGAAACTTATATTTATAGGTTGCAAGGAACATACATTTCCTGTAACTAAATGTATAGTTACAGGTTAGGGAGATTAAACATCTGGTAAACACCAATTGAGGCTTTAATCAAGCTGTTAATTAGCTGGATATACACAATCAAAGCAACAGTGACCTTGTAGTAACTGTATCCTAGTAATGTCAAATAACCTGATTAAAACTCATTGTAATTAAGAGTAATTTAGTGATTAAGCTTCGTTATGAAATGGCTTTGAGCAACCACCATCCAAAACATACCATCATCTAATTTCTATTTCGTCTATTGAGGGCTGTTGTATTGAATTGCATTAGGTGAGTCTAATAGTTTTGCAATTCAGTGTACAGGATGGGCTCAAACCTGAGTTAATTTTCCTTACTCTTGGTAGCTTTAGCAATAACACACCGTTCCCAGACACAAAATCTAATTTGCACCTGCTTTCATACACCAGTCTACCTTCAACATTTGTGCCACTGCCTCAGTGTTCCAGTGTTTCTGCTTCGACCCAGTGAATTGTGGCCTACTGctttttctgtcattataaCACAGATGTTCATGTCCAAGGTTACAGTGCTCTGTCGCAGCTGAAGCTACAGGGAAGGAGCAGGGGACAAACTAAGAGAGGATACAGAGAGGTTAAAAATAACATGTGATAATGTGCTTatgattaaatattaatattacttAATAGTATTACAGGGTACACTTGCAATGATTTGATTAATGAGGAGAGAAAAACCCTTAAGCCACCTTAACATTTCACCCAAATGAACAGCCTGAGGTGGGCTGTGGGCAGGAAAAGCTGTAAGGGAGTGAGCTGAGGGAGCAGTGAGACTGGTGCTGTTACAAATGACTGCATGAATTCCCTAAATGGGGACAATCAATATTCACTTGAATGAGAATCAATCACTGAAATGAGGCTAGCGCTCTGTGGGGATTCAGGCTCAGTCATATCCACTGATTCCAGTCCTGATCTTAAACCCAAGAGGAGACTTTGGGTTTCTTCAGACAGATCGACATTTTCTCACACATTCGATTTTGTGTGGCCCAGTTTATTTCTATGTTCGCCATTACTGAAATCTGAGCGTAAACCTGGC
Proteins encoded in this window:
- the slc5a1 gene encoding sodium/glucose cotransporter 1; translation: MSRDYFGFSFIRSTGRNSTATGVLNNPADISVIVVYFLVVLAVGVWAMIRTNRSTVGGFFLAGRSMVWWPIGASLFASNIGSGHFVGIAGTAAAGGIAIGGFEWNALIVVVILGWLFVPIYIKAGVVTMPEYLKKRFGGQRIRIYLSVLSLFLYVFTKISADMFSGAIFINQALGLNIYLAVVCLLMITALYTVTGGLAAVIYTDTLQTIIMIVGSFILMGFAFSEVGGYERFQELYMKAVPSITANISESCYEPRADSFHIFRNAITGDLPWPGLVFGLTIQAAWYWCTDQVIVQRCLSAKNLSHVKGGCILCGYLKLLPMFLMVFPGMISRILYPDVVACVDPAECEKYCGASVGCTNIAYPKLVVDLMPNGLRGLMLSVMLASLMSSLTSIFNSASTLFTMDIYTKIRRSASEKELMIAGRVFILGLIGVSIAWIPVVQSAQSGQLFDYIQSITSYLTPPVAAVFMLAIFCKRVNESGAFYGLTIGLGIGLSRMIAEFAYGTGSCVNPSDCPTIICGVHYLYFSIILFVISCIIILGISLMTKPIPDKHLYRLCWTLRNCTEERVDLEQDDWVDNSKSNPMDIKELEEEPSLCKKAVMCFCGLEQKKAPELSPEEQAELQKKLTDTSEVPLWRNVVNANAIILLCVAVFFHGFFG